The stretch of DNA GTCCTTGTCGCGTTCGGCCTCGGGGACCTCGTCCATGTCGTACAGGACGCCGTTCTTGCGACGCCAGCGGTCGTGATGCCGGGTGAGGCGGCCTTCGGCGGCCCATCGCCGGATGGTCGCTTCAGGGCGTCCGGCGACGTGGGCTGCGAGGTCTGCAGGGATGAGAAGTCCGGGCATTCGATCACCCCCGGGCATGCGAAAGGGGCCGCCTTCCCGGCGGCCCCTCAAGTCACAAAGATCGCATCTTGAGACCAAGATATGCTCGCCCAGCTCAGAGGGCAAGTAGTTCAACTCTGGAGCTCTCGCGCCACTCCCCATACGAGGTAGCCCATCACTCCAAGGAGTACGAGCGGCCAGACGAGGGCGAAGGCGGCAACGAGGATGGCGTGCGAGGCTCCGTGACCCGGCTCGGACCTTCCGCCAGTGAGTGCCATGTCGATGCCCCACAAGATCGCCCCGACGAGCAGGTAGGCCACGATGCCCTCGGGCGGCAGGTCGATGACGGCGAAAGTGACGACCACCACCATGCCGGCAGCGACGACCCACGCGACGGTGTACACCCTGAACAGGCCTTGATTGGGGACGGCTTTACTCACGGCGCCCACTCCTCCCCCTTGTGATCCGGATGCCCGACGAACGGCTGGGCGAGGATATGGAGGGCGGTACTTCCAGTGCGGTAGCCGTTCCATGACTCTGCCGACTCCAACAGGTCGACGAGGGCGAGCTTCATGTCGAGGTCGGCGATGACGGCCGGGTCAGGTGCGGGCTCACCGGATTGCCGCCAGAACTCGTCAGCGTCGACTCGACGGTGCCCGCCAAGGAGGACGTACTCATTGTCCATCTCGTAGCGGTGCTCCCACTCGAAGTCGATGTCGTTCCGCAGCCGCCGCTTGTTCTCCTCGGACTTGCGGGCGATCGCGTACCGGGCCCGCAAGAACTCGGCGATCTCGCTCACGCCCGCCTCCGTAGTTCGCCGCGCGCTACCGCCGCCCGCAGGTGTTCGAGTGGGCAATCCTCGTCGCAGTCGACTTCCTCGCAGACGGGGCAGATGCTGTCCCAGTTCGCTTCGGTCTGGTCTGCGACTTCGCGCATCGTGTCGCGGTCGTCGCCGGAGAACCATTCGGCGGCGGTGCGCAGTGTGGCGGCCACAATGGTCACGGTCTCGGGGTTCCCGAGTCGACCGACGCCGACGGTGACGATGCTGCCGTCGCCGTCGTGCATGACGTTGACCTCGTCGTCCGGCACTGTTCCGCCGGTGGGAACGACAGTGACGCCGCCGCTCACGCCGTCTGCCCAGTTGATGCGGTATCGGGTGCCGATAGGCGGGCGAGTGCTCATGGCACCTCCGTGGTGGCTGCGATGGCGCGCGCTTCGAGGGCGTCGGCTTCGATGTTGATGGCGGCCCCAGCAGAGTAGAGGTCGCAGTCGGGGTCGTCGGCAAGAGTCCGGCAGGACTCGGCGATCGACCGTAGGAGAGCAAGTACCGCATCGCACGGCATGAACGGCTGCCCGTTGCTCGCCGTCACGACAGGCAGGCTGTCCGCCGCGTGGGTCACGGCAGCCACCTCGCAACTGCCCACGAGAACATCAAGGTCCACGCATAGACGGCGGGCGCCCACAAGAGAGCCGGTTCGCCGCTCACGAGTCCGATGAACCACAACGCAACGGAGGCGACACCGACTGCCGCGATGATCGGTACTGCTGCGCGTCGAATGTGCTGCCACGCGATCTCGTTGAGACGCCAGTAGGTGCGCCCGGCGCGGGCCAAGACGTTCATGCCGCGACTCCTGCCGCTTCGGCGAGTACCTGCTCCTGCGCGGCCCGGAGTTGCCGCCACTCGCCCAGGGTCTCCCACCGGCTGCCGCAGTTCCCGCACCGGACACGATGTGATGCGGCGGACGCGGTGAGCTGCTCCCGGCAGTGCCCGTCGTCGAGCCGGACGGGGCACAGGCCGATGGCGACCCGGCCGGGCTTCCGTTCGTCGTTGACGATGGCCGCGCATTCGGCGTGGAGCTTGCGGATCGTCTCGACGTCCTGTCCGACGGACTCGTATCCGCCGCACGCCCACAGCAGGTTGTCGGCGAGGAACTTGACGTGCCGTTTCACGGCCTCGCCAGGGTTGATGCGCCACGACGCGAAGACCCTGTTGCCGTCGCTGTCCGGCGCGATCTCCCAGGCGAGGGCGGTGCGCCACGAGTCCTCTATCACTCGCAGCCGGGCCGCCACACCTCCACCGGGCGCAACGAGGTCGAGGACTTCCAGCCGAGGCGGGATCGGCGGGTTCTTCGTCCCGGACCCGCCGCCTATTCGCCGCGCCCCCCGCATCAGCGCTGCGGTCGTGTCCAGCTTCGCGAAGAGGGTGGAGAGTTCGGTGAGGCGGACGGTTGTCTTGTCCTCGCAGATGCGGCAGACCAGACGGTCCACTTCGGCAGTCCACAGCTCCCGGCCGCAACCCGGAGCCGTGCAGGTCGGCCATTCGTAACCGTCGAGCGTGGGGTGGTCGTGCACGGCAGGCTCCTCGGGTGGTACGGGGAAGCAGGGTGACGGATGAGCCAATTGTTGCACTACGGGTTGACAGGAGTGGACCGATGGCACAGCAGAGCCCGCCGAGTCCGACTCGGCGGGCGGGCTTTCAACTGCCGGGCCGGAACAGCTCACGCAGCCCGACGAGTACGACGACCACGACGGCGGCGATGATCGCCTCGGTCTGGCGGTCACCCCACACGCAGCGGATGACCTCTGACGTGAACTCCATGGCGTCTCCTTGGGCGGAAGTGTGCGGTGATCAGGACGGGCCGTCTTTGACGATTCCGGCGAGCCAGTCGTCTCCGTCGACGAACTCGGGGCGACGCTCCCGCCACCAGGCCTGCGCCTCAGATAGCCCGCGCTCGTACCACTCGCTCCAGCCGTGCATCTGGACGTTCCATCGCCAGGACTGCCGGACGGACTCGTAGGATTCGCGGCTGAGGCTGTGCCCGGAGGTGGCGTCGATGTCGTCGAGGTCCCGACCCAGAGCGATACACAGGGCGGTGCGGGCGTCGTTCATGGACGTGCGCTGCTCGACACCCTCGACCGTCTTCAGCGTGTCCCGGTGCCGGGCCAACCGCATGATGCGCAGTCGCGCTTCCTTCACCATTGCGTTCATCAGGGCCTCCTATGCGCACCTCGTGTAAGCGGCCTGGAAGAGGGCGGTCCGGGCGAGGTTCAGGGCCTGTGAAAGACCTGCTGGATCGGGTAGAGCGCGGGCGCCTGGTCGTTAGTCGGACGGACGAGGATCAGGCCCCCTTCGCCCGGTTCGTGCCAACCGATGCCTGTAGCGATGCGGGAGACGCAGGCGTCGAGCTCCGGCCCGTCGTGGGGCCGCACGGTGACCGGCTGACCGTTGCTCAGACGCGCGGGGTCGACCGGCTTTCCGGTCAGCCACGGCTCAATGTTGTCGCGGTAGTAGAGCACCTGACCGACAGCGTCGATCAGCCGTTTCCCTTCCAGGCAGCGCAGCGCGGTCCCCCACCAGACGTGCTCGCGCCGACAGAAGGAGCACCCGGCGGTGTGTGCGTTGACCTGGCCCGCAAGTTCCCGGTGGGACAGTTCCAGCTGTACGAGGGTGGGCCTCAGGGCCTCGTCCACGTGGGCCAGGTGGTGTGGGTAGGCGCTGGGGGGCTTGTCCGGGGCCTCGAAGAAGACGACCGGGTGTCGACCAGTGGCGTCGTAGCCGACCTTTTGGACGGTGAGCGGGGTGCGCTCGGAATCGCGCACGAAGAACACCCGCTGGCCTTCCTGGTAGGTGAGCAACAGGCTGGTGTGGAAGGTGCGTCGGGTGGTCATCTGATTGCCTCGTTCCGTGGTCGGGGTGCGCGGCGGGCCAGCAATGTGCGGTGGATCGGCGGGCCCGGCCTCCCCCCGGCCGGGCCCTGGGGTGGGTCAGGCAGCCTGGGCAAGGAGCTCGGTGCGCATCCGGGCGAAGTACTGGGCTCCCGCGCTAGTGGTGTCGACTCCGGCGTCGACCATGTCGCCGAGGAGCTTGCAGAACTGCCAGGGGCTGAGGGCGTCGATGTGCTCGATGACGATCCAGGAACCGCGCCCGTTCTTGATGTCCTTGACCCAGGAGCTGGCGGCGTCGAAGGCGGGGGCGAAGACAGCTTCCTGGCCGGGGTGGAGGGTGCCGCGCTGCATGGCGGCGGTGACGGTCCATTCGGCGATCTCGCGGTGCAGGTCGCGGCCGTTGCGGTCGCGGCGGGTGCGGGTGCCGATGGAGAGGAAACGCCGCATCTCCTGGGTGAACTGCTGGCCGCTGGTCGGCTGCTCTGCGTTCTCAGCCTGCGGCTCGGGTGTCGTCGCCTCCCGGCGGACGGTCACCTGGTCGCCGCGGCGGAACATGAGCATGACGCCGTTGGTGTAGACGTCGGCGAGACGGTCGGCCGCCTTCCAGTACAGGGAGTCGACGATCCAGGATCCGGTGATGGTCCGCGTTCCGTGGTCGAAGCTCCAGACGGTGTAGGCCACGATCTCGTCGCCTTTGGCGAGGTCCTCGACGCTGACGGTGATTTCGGTGGTGGCCATAGCTGTCTCCCCTGCTGGTCTCCCTGGCGATGACCCCATCATGCAGCCCACGCATGTGGACTGTCAATAGTCCTCACACGTGGACTGAAGAGTGGACTATCGCGAGTGCTCCGCTAGATGGCACAATGCAGGCATGACCAGCGAATGGACCCCCACCGAGGAAGATGCGCGCACCCTCGCCCGCTACAAGAAGGCCCGCGAGACAGAACGCGAGCTCAAGCCCGCCACGCGTACCATCGCCCTGGAGGCCCTCCGCAACGGCGCCACCCCCGCGCAGCTGGCCGAGCTCACCGGCGAATCCGCCGAGACCTTCCGCCGCATCCGGGACGCCAACGACATCCCCGTCGACCCTCGCTACCAGAGCCGGGCCGAACTCGCCCGCGCCCGGAAGGCAGCCCTACCGGAGGCCTAATCCGCCGGTTCCCGCCCCGCTCCCCCACCCACCCCGTCACACTCTGACCATGGCGATCCGCTACGGAGTCCAGGCAGACACTGAGCGGGAGCGCCAGCAGGCGTTAGAACTCCTGTGCGCGCAGCTCGGGTTAGAGCCCGCCCTGTACCCGCGGCAGGTCACCGACGACCGGTGGATGGCGCGAGCCGTGCCGCGCATGACGAAAGCCCCGGTCGGGGAATCCGGGCGGGGCCCCGTCGTGGGCGGGTAGTTCAGGCGGCGGGTGCGCCCCACTGCCGGTGGTAGACGATGGCGGCGTTCTCCCACTCGCCTTCGCTGAGAAGCCGGTCGTAGGCTCCGCCGATGTCGCCGTACATGTCGCGGCACGCCATGACCGGGCTACCGTTCTGCATGGTCCCGGTGTACCACCAGACGATGCCGTCCGAGGTGTATCGGTCGCCGGCGGGCAGGTAGCTGTCACGCAGGTCGAACTCCTCGCCCGTCTTGGGGTGGATCCACCGGGCGGATTCCGCTGCGGCGTCCCAGCAGGTCTGGCACAGCCCGTTGGCGGTCGCGTATCCGCCGAGGCGGTGGTCGCCGCAGAAGTAGCCGCCGCAGCCGTACTCGTCGCCGCCGGGTGTGGATCCGCAGAGGTAGCCGAGACCGCGGTCGATCTTCTCCTTGCAGCCGGTCTTCTCGCAGTCCGCCTTGACGCTGTAACCGGCCTCGATCTTCTCGCCGTTGCGGATGATCTCGTAGTACGCGTATCCCATGGTTCGAGTGTCCTCTCGGTAAGGTTTTGCGCGGCGCCCCCTCCGCGCTGCATGCGGAGGGGGCGCGCTGGTGGGCGTTCAGACCGCGGCGGGCACGTTGTGGGTGGCGGTGTCGATGGCGGCCTGCCGGCCGTCCTGCGGCCCGGATGCGGCGACCACCCGGCCGGCCGGGTCGTGGACGGTCGCGGCCCAGCGGACCGTCGGGTCGACGGCGGGGCGGACAGTCTGGAACACGTCGATCTCGTAGGTGTTGGTCATGGGGTTCTCCTTCGGAGTCGGGGTTCTAGCGGGCCCAGGGGCGCGGCTTGTGGTCGGCTGCGGCGCTAAGGATGGCCATCGCCACGGCCTGGCCGTCCTCACCGGCGTCTTCGACGAGCTTGTCGGCGAGTTTGCTGCTGCCGGTTCCGAGGAACCCGCCGCGCTGCAGTTGTCGACCAGCGTCCTGGATCTCTTCAGGGGCGGGCTGACGGTTGGACATGGGCTTCTCCTTTTCCGGTGGGCTACTTGCCCTTGTCGGGACGGATCTTTGTGGCGGCCCATCCGGCGGCGAGGATCACGCCCGCCATGCTCAGGCCGATCATTGGGAGGTTCGCGGAGACGGTGCCGATGATCCCCATCAGCGTTCCGCCGACGAGGACGACGACCGCGCACACTGCGGCGGTGCAGACGACGACCACGGCGAGGATCAGGAACGTGATGATGATCAGGCGTTGCATGTCGGGCGACAGGCCCTGCTGTACAGGCGCCTGGACGACCATCTGCGTCGGGTGCATGGGCTGGCCGATGGTGAAGTGCACGGGGCGGCCGTGCTCGTCGTAGATGACGTTGGGCGGACGGTGATGGGCGGGGACCTGCTGCTGCCCGGCCGTGAGGTCGGGCAGCCGGTCGGGCAGCGGCTGGGTCATGACGGGCTCCTCTCGGCGGTGGTGGTCAGTACTTGCGGGCGGCGCGGTCGGCCTTGCTCAGGTCGCTCTTGGCCTTCTGTAGCGCCTGACGGGCCGCGGCCTTCGCTCGGGAGTCTGGGGCGGTCTTGAGGTCGGCCTTGGCTTGTGCGACTGCACCCTCGGCTCGGTCCAAGTTCTGGAAGACGGCGGCGGCCTCGCGCTCGTAGCGCTCCTCGCCGCGCCGCCGTATGGACTGCAGTCGGACATCGAGGCGTGGGTCGACGATGTCGGTGGTGCCGTGCGGGCCGTCCGAGGCGGCGGCCTGCTTCAGCGTCTTGGCGCTGATCTTGGCGATCTCCCACTTCTCGCGGGTGGTGTACGAGCCGGGCATCAGGACTCCTTGGTGTTGGTTGCGGTGTGGCGACGCATGGCATCGATGAGGTCGGAGGGGAGGGTCTTCCCGGCGTTGAGAGTGCCTCCGATTAGGAGCTGCGCCTCGTCGATCACGACGATGGCCGGCTCGGGCGGTGCGGCGGGCTGGGTGGTCACGGGGCTCCTTCGGGAAACGGGAACGCTCTGGCGGGTGAGGTGGTGCGAGCAGCCGGAACCATCAAATTCCGGGGGTTCCGGGGTCTTGGTGGGGCGCCGATCTGCCTCACCAAACCCAGGAACATGCAGGTCAGGGCTGGTGGGGCTGGTGGGTGGGGCGGTTGGTGGAAAGTCACCAGGGGCTTACCGCCCCACCAAGCTCTTGGGGTGGCCTATTCGTGCTCGGCGAGGGCCCGCAGAACCCGGTCTCGGTTCACTACGGGGTAGCCCTTGTACGTGCCGGTGTCCTCGCCGACGTCCGTGAGGACCCTCTTGAGCCGGCTGCCGTCCCAGTCCTTGTAGTAGGACTCGGAGAGGTTCTTGAGGCGGTGGAGGACTTCCGGGGTGCGGACGCGGTCTTCGCTTCCGAGGACGGTCTTCAGGTCGGCGAGCTCGTCGCGCTGCTCGACGGCCTGCGGACGGCCGAGCGTCGCCACGCGGTTCCGGAGCGTCTTGGCCCGCTCGGCAACCTCCGCGGCGTCGTCGCCGTCGATGAAGTGGGTGCGGATGTTCAGCGACACTTGCCCGGGAGCCAGCGGGACGCCCTCACCTGCGGCGACGAGCTGCCCTTTGTCGTAGCCCTGCCGCAGCTTGTGCGGTGCGGCGCCCTTCTCGACGGGTGCCTCTCCGAGTGCCATTTCGGCCTGAGACTTGGTGCCGAGGACCAGCGCGGCACGGATGTGGTTGCCCTCGCGGGAACGCTTGGGCAGGTTCTGGTCGGTGGGGTCCTGCGTGCCTTCCCAGATCAGCACGTTGACGATGCGGCCCTGGTCGTGGATGCCCTTGACGGCACGGAAGTACCTGCTCGTAGCCTTGGCGCCGCCGTAGGGGGCGCCGTACTTGACGTTCCCCTTGTCGTCGATGTACGTCTCCCTGGCGCCCGAACCGTAGGCGACCTGCGCCTCGTCAACGATGCAGACCAGAGGCTTGAAAACGGTGCCCTCTGGGGCCTGCAACCGCCGGTTCATCTCGTCGAAGACGTCTTCGACCATCTCGGTGACCGATATGACGTGGTCGTCGGTCGGGCCTTCGATGAGGATCGTCGCCAGCCCGAGGAACATGCGCCAGTCGCCGATGCCCTTGAGGTCACCGATGCGGAACTCGACGGTCGGGTCCATGGCCAGCCAGAGAGCAAGCGCCCGGAGACTGGCGGTCTTGCCCTGATTCGACAGGCCCGTGACCAGCACCATCTTCTGGAAGAGGCTGATCAGGACAGCGTCGCCACGCAGGTCGACACCCCAAGGGGCGCGTCCACTCTTGTAGTCCGCAGTGAGGCTAGCGTCCGTGACCAGCGGAGACGGTCCGATCGGTTCGTCGAGGGCGCCACTGTCGGCGATCCACACCCGCACTGTGCGGGCGGCAGGGGCGATGCTGACGTACACCTCGTGCTCGTGCCGGTTGAGGTTCTCGGCGAGCTTGCGCCGCTTGGCCATGATCTCGTCGGTGGAGACGCTCGACGGCAGGGTGACGTCGACTTCGACGCCACAGCCTGCGGTGACGATCGGCGACAGCATCGACGCTGCACCGTCCTCCATCGCCAGAATGGCCTTCTTCAACTCGCCAATCCGCAGGTCACGGAACGCTTTGACGACGATCGACGGGGTGATGGCCTCGCCTTCGACGCGCTGCTTCGCGGGGAGCGCCCACTGCGGAGCGGCCTGACGCTGCTGGCCGACCCGCCACAGAGCGAACAGACCGAGCGCAGGCAGCGCCATTTTCGCCGGGCCCCAGACGACGGAGCCGATGAAGAACGCCCAGCGGATCAGGTCGACAAAGAACGCAGCCGGGGTGATCACGTCTTTGACGTCGCCGTTTGCCCAGGCCAGCGCTATGCCGAGGAGGAGGAGCAGGCCCGCGCCGGCGACGGCGCCGGACGCTACGGCCTTGGGCGCCTGCCGCATCGCGGCGAGCATCTCCATGCGCCGCTGGTGACGGGCCTGGCGGAAGCGGTGCGCACGCTCCTCCCACTCCTTGGCCTCCTCGATGTTCCCGGCCGCTTCGGCAGTGCGCTGCATTCGCTCATGACGGGAGGTGCTGCGGCTGTCCCAGGCGCGGCGGTACACGATGCTGGCGCCGCCGGCCAGGTAGGCGCCGTGCCGGACGATGTACCGGTAGGTGTCGCGGGTGCGGTCGTCGGCGAGGACGACCCGCACTCCTTCGCGCAGGCGACGGCGTTCGGGTTTCGCCGCGGGCTGCGGAGCCGCCTCGGGGGCGCTCTCGGTCGGCGGGGGGATCAGCTTGAGGGGCGGCAGCTTCTCCTCGACAGCCGCGCCGTTGTGGATGCTCATCAGTTGTAGCCCTCTCCGCCTTGTCCGACGGCGGCGTTGGTAGTCGGGTGCGCGGGGCCAGTGCCCGCGGTACCGAGGGCGGCGCGGCGCACGCGTCGGCCGTAGGAGTCGCCGGTACCGAGCTTCTTGCCGATGTCGGTACCGGAGAGCTTCGGTTCGGCGGCCAGCCAGGCGGTGGCGGTCTGTACGTGCTCGTCGAACGAGGCGGTACCGGCCGTCTTCTGGCGGGGCTTGGTGCCAGTACTGCGCGGGCTCTTCTTGGTGGTCGGGTTCTTGGTGCGGCGGCGCGGCCGTACCGGTACCGGGGCCGGTACTGAGTCCGGTACGGCGTCGAGTTCCGGGCGGCTCGCGGCGAGCGTCAGTACCGGTTCGGCGACCGGTACCGGGGGGGCGTCCGGTACCGGTACTCGCTCGACTGTGGGGGCCGGTTCGGTACCGGGAGCGGTACCGGTCTTCGCCTGCAGTTTCTGCGGCAGTACCGCCAGTGCGTGGACGCGCCAGATGACGAGCGGGATGAGCAGCGAAACGGCGACGACGAGCGGTACCGACACCACCACGACGCGGGACTCCAGGAGGTGCGCCGACACCTGCGCGACACCCATCAGGAGAAGCGACAGGGCGATGTCCCGGCCGCGGTTGCGGCGGATCGCAGCGACGACGTACACGTCGAGAGCGAGGGGTAGCAGTACCGCCACTGGTACCGGGGAGCCGATAGCGCGGGCCAGGTTGTATTCGGCGGATGCGGTGTAGCCGACTCCGGCGATCAGGGAGATCGCCACGAGGTAGTCGCGGCTGGCACCGACGGGCGGGGATTTCACGAGAGACCTCGTCCGATCAGGAAGGCGAGCAGGATGAACGGGAAGACCATGGCCAGCAGGTAGAGGGCGCGCATCAGGCGGCCCTCCGTCGCGTTGCGAGCCAGCCCCCGCCGAGGAGGAGCAGCAGACCGGGGATTTGGGCGAGGATCGCGTTCGCCCCGTCGGCCATCACGCCGAAGGTGACCTCGGCGGTCTGCGGCCACATGCCGACGATGAGCAGGAGGGCCGCCAGGAGCAGCCAGTGCAGAAGCCGCATGGCGGCCTCCCTTCGCTAGTGGGGTTTGCAGGGCGGGAGATCACTTCCACCAGTGGATTTCGTGGGCGTGTCCCTCGCACCAGGCGCAGGGCAGGTTCTTGCCGCCCTTGTGGAGCACGAAGTGCGCGGCGCACTGACCGCAGTGGAAGTCCTCAGGCTTCGGCGGCATGGCGGGCTCCTTGCTGGGTGGGGTAGTTGGTCAGTGGCCGACGTGGATGTCGCCGTAGTGCGTGCCGCCGGTGACGCCGTACTGGTCGCCGTGGACGATGGAGCCGCCGAACGTCGGCCCCTGATCCTTGGCGCGGTCCATCACCTCGTGCACGGCGGCGAGTTTCGCGTCGGCGGCAGCCTCGGCGGCGGCAATCTCCTCGGGGGTGGTGGGCATGGATTCCTCCTGAAGTGGCGGGTGGGGGCGGTTCAAATCTGCAGGTCGCGGGACTGCACCAGCTGGATGGCCATGCGAGGGAAGTCGGCGACGCCGTCGAAGTCGGCGAAGGTCACGCCGTAGATTTCGGCCGACTGCACCATCGCGTGCAGGACCGCGGCGGCATCCGCCGTCTGCGCCGGCGTCGGCCT from Streptomyces sp. BA2 encodes:
- a CDS encoding ATP-binding protein, with protein sequence MSIHNGAAVEEKLPPLKLIPPPTESAPEAAPQPAAKPERRRLREGVRVVLADDRTRDTYRYIVRHGAYLAGGASIVYRRAWDSRSTSRHERMQRTAEAAGNIEEAKEWEERAHRFRQARHQRRMEMLAAMRQAPKAVASGAVAGAGLLLLLGIALAWANGDVKDVITPAAFFVDLIRWAFFIGSVVWGPAKMALPALGLFALWRVGQQRQAAPQWALPAKQRVEGEAITPSIVVKAFRDLRIGELKKAILAMEDGAASMLSPIVTAGCGVEVDVTLPSSVSTDEIMAKRRKLAENLNRHEHEVYVSIAPAARTVRVWIADSGALDEPIGPSPLVTDASLTADYKSGRAPWGVDLRGDAVLISLFQKMVLVTGLSNQGKTASLRALALWLAMDPTVEFRIGDLKGIGDWRMFLGLATILIEGPTDDHVISVTEMVEDVFDEMNRRLQAPEGTVFKPLVCIVDEAQVAYGSGARETYIDDKGNVKYGAPYGGAKATSRYFRAVKGIHDQGRIVNVLIWEGTQDPTDQNLPKRSREGNHIRAALVLGTKSQAEMALGEAPVEKGAAPHKLRQGYDKGQLVAAGEGVPLAPGQVSLNIRTHFIDGDDAAEVAERAKTLRNRVATLGRPQAVEQRDELADLKTVLGSEDRVRTPEVLHRLKNLSESYYKDWDGSRLKRVLTDVGEDTGTYKGYPVVNRDRVLRALAEHE
- a CDS encoding DUF6221 family protein; the encoded protein is MSEIAEFLRARYAIARKSEENKRRLRNDIDFEWEHRYEMDNEYVLLGGHRRVDADEFWRQSGEPAPDPAVIADLDMKLALVDLLESAESWNGYRTGSTALHILAQPFVGHPDHKGEEWAP
- a CDS encoding DNA-binding protein, giving the protein MPGLLIPADLAAHVAGRPEATIRRWAAEGRLTRHHDRWRRKNGVLYDMDEVPEAERDKDTCALITPADAPPVIETALLAA